In Candidatus Promineifilum breve, one genomic interval encodes:
- a CDS encoding DUF4287 domain-containing protein produces the protein MSFQAYLDNIKAKTGKTPEDFRAEAKAKGLTQYGELMSWLKTEYGLGHGHANAIAQLIIHNAADKLAKVEEATGLTADDYRALAEQKGIAGYDDLMTWLKGEYKLNPGQANTIAQLILYSGEGTAPAAGKAAQVDPHFAGKKAGWRATYDALVAAAGQFGDDVALAPTRSYISLTRRGKKFAILDPATAERFDVGLKLKGVAPDGRLEAAGSWNNMVTHRVRLGSPEAADEELVGWLRQAYEASV, from the coding sequence ATGTCTTTTCAGGCCTATCTGGACAATATCAAGGCCAAGACGGGCAAGACGCCCGAAGATTTTCGCGCCGAGGCCAAGGCGAAAGGGTTGACCCAGTATGGCGAGCTGATGAGCTGGCTCAAGACCGAGTACGGATTGGGCCACGGTCATGCCAACGCCATCGCCCAACTGATCATCCATAACGCGGCCGACAAGCTGGCGAAGGTCGAAGAGGCCACCGGGCTGACGGCCGACGACTACCGCGCCCTGGCCGAGCAAAAGGGGATCGCCGGCTACGATGATCTGATGACCTGGCTCAAGGGGGAGTACAAGTTGAACCCCGGCCAGGCCAACACCATCGCCCAACTCATCCTCTACAGTGGCGAGGGGACAGCCCCGGCGGCTGGTAAGGCGGCGCAGGTCGATCCGCATTTCGCGGGCAAGAAGGCCGGCTGGCGGGCGACCTACGATGCGCTAGTGGCCGCGGCCGGGCAGTTCGGCGATGACGTGGCCCTGGCCCCCACGCGCTCCTACATAAGCCTGACGCGCCGCGGCAAGAAGTTCGCCATCCTCGATCCGGCCACGGCCGAGCGCTTCGACGTGGGCCTCAAGCTCAAGGGCGTGGCCCCGGACGGGCGGCTGGAGGCGGCGGGTAGCTGGAATAACATGGTCACCCACCGCGTGCGCCTCGGCAGCCCGGAGGCGGCCGATGAGGAACTGGTGGGTTGGCTGCGGCAGGCTTACGAAGCGTCGGTGTAG
- a CDS encoding YdeI/OmpD-associated family protein translates to MQTTFTTTLVLDDKVNATGIRVPAEAIAALGGKKKPPVIVTVNGFTYRSTVAAYGDVYMLPLSQERRAAAGVAPGDVVEVTLELDTAPRTVELPDDLAAALAARPGARAAFDALAYSARKEHVRQVTEAKAQETRERRIAKIVAGLSE, encoded by the coding sequence ATGCAAACGACTTTCACGACGACGCTTGTGCTGGATGACAAGGTCAATGCCACCGGTATCCGCGTGCCGGCCGAGGCCATCGCCGCGCTGGGCGGCAAGAAGAAGCCGCCGGTCATCGTCACCGTCAATGGCTTCACCTATCGCAGCACCGTGGCCGCCTATGGCGACGTGTATATGTTGCCGCTGAGCCAGGAGCGGCGGGCGGCGGCCGGCGTGGCTCCGGGTGACGTGGTGGAGGTGACGCTGGAACTGGACACCGCGCCGCGCACGGTGGAACTGCCCGACGATTTGGCCGCGGCGCTGGCGGCCCGGCCGGGGGCGCGGGCCGCGTTCGATGCGCTGGCCTACTCAGCCCGCAAGGAGCACGTGCGGCAGGTGACGGAAGCCAAAGCCCAGGAGACGAGGGAGCGACGGATCGCCAAAATCGTCGCCGGATTAAGCGAGTAG
- a CDS encoding phosphoglucomutase/phosphomannomutase family protein — MTVKFGTDGWRAVISEEFTFANLRLVAQAIADFVREENATDPSVVIGFDTRFLSDRYAAEVARVMAANDIRALLARADTPTPAISYAVVNRKATAGVMITASHNPPRYNGVKLKAAYGGSASPEQHRRVERFLAENEANGRAPQLMDYDEALRTERVVKFDPAWAYYEHLGTLVDLDIIHAGELRVVHDAMYGAGRRTISEMLMRTRTDVQNLRDEMNPGFGGIHPEPIARHLSLLASVMQNGNRHAGLATDGDADRIGAMDARGQFVDPHRIFGLILRHLLSKRNWRGRVVRTVSTTRMIDRIAAEFGLPVVETPVGFNHIADLMIDDNVVMGGEESGGMSIHGHIPEGDGVLMGLLLLEVMAEARKPLHELVDELLAAYGPAQYARTDLKLARPVVKAELARKLVETAPDAISHVAVEEVRTSDGIKYYLADGSWLLIRPSGTEPVLRVYAEAPSDERVRALLDFGEAIAAAEKNGTQ; from the coding sequence ATGACAGTAAAATTCGGAACCGACGGCTGGCGGGCCGTCATCAGTGAGGAATTCACCTTTGCCAATCTGCGCCTCGTGGCCCAGGCTATCGCCGATTTTGTGCGCGAGGAGAACGCGACCGATCCCAGCGTGGTCATCGGCTTCGACACCCGCTTTCTGTCGGATCGCTACGCGGCCGAAGTGGCCCGCGTCATGGCCGCCAACGACATCCGGGCGCTGCTGGCGCGGGCCGACACGCCGACGCCGGCCATCAGCTATGCCGTGGTGAACCGCAAGGCGACGGCCGGGGTGATGATCACCGCCAGCCACAACCCGCCGCGCTACAACGGCGTGAAGCTGAAGGCGGCCTATGGCGGCAGCGCCAGCCCGGAGCAGCACCGCCGGGTGGAGCGCTTTCTGGCCGAAAACGAGGCCAACGGCCGCGCCCCACAACTGATGGATTACGATGAGGCGCTGCGGACCGAGCGCGTGGTCAAGTTCGATCCCGCTTGGGCCTATTACGAACATCTGGGCACGCTGGTCGATCTCGACATCATCCACGCCGGGGAGTTGCGCGTCGTCCACGATGCCATGTATGGCGCGGGGCGGCGGACTATCAGCGAGATGTTGATGCGCACGCGCACCGACGTGCAAAATCTGCGCGACGAGATGAACCCCGGCTTCGGCGGCATCCATCCCGAACCCATCGCCCGGCATCTGAGCCTGCTGGCGTCGGTGATGCAGAACGGCAACCGCCACGCCGGCCTGGCGACCGACGGCGACGCCGACCGCATTGGGGCGATGGACGCCCGCGGGCAGTTCGTCGATCCGCACCGTATCTTCGGGCTGATCCTGCGCCATCTGCTGAGCAAGCGCAACTGGCGGGGCCGGGTGGTGCGTACCGTCTCGACCACGCGCATGATTGACCGCATCGCCGCCGAGTTCGGCCTGCCGGTGGTGGAAACGCCGGTCGGCTTCAACCACATCGCCGACCTGATGATCGACGACAACGTGGTGATGGGCGGCGAGGAGTCGGGCGGCATGAGCATCCACGGCCACATCCCGGAGGGCGACGGCGTGCTGATGGGCCTTCTCCTGTTGGAAGTCATGGCCGAGGCGCGCAAGCCGCTGCACGAGTTGGTGGATGAGTTGTTGGCCGCCTACGGCCCGGCCCAATACGCCCGCACCGATTTGAAGCTGGCCCGGCCGGTGGTCAAGGCCGAGTTGGCCCGCAAGCTGGTGGAAACGGCCCCCGACGCCATCTCTCACGTGGCGGTGGAAGAAGTGCGCACCAGCGACGGCATCAAGTATTATCTGGCCGACGGCAGTTGGCTGCTGATCCGGCCATCGGGCACTGAGCCGGTGTTGCGCGTCTATGCCGAAGCGCCCAGCGATGAGCGGGTGCGGGCGCTGCTCGATTTCGGCGAGGCCATCGCCGCGGCCGAGAAGAATGGGACGCAGTGA